The Gossypium arboreum isolate Shixiya-1 chromosome 6, ASM2569848v2, whole genome shotgun sequence DNA window GCAAAAGCAACTTTAGTCAAGTGGCCTCTAAGGAGTACTTGGGTTGTTCCCTTTGGTATGCTATTTAGAAGAACTGCAACTGCCAAGCTACTCCCATCCACTAACTTCACTTTCAACTGAGGATGCTTCTTCACATAGACCTCACCGTACCTGTTTAGCTCTTCACCCTGCATTGTGTTCATTTTAGCATCATACTTCTATCTTTTccgttaaaaattatttttaccttttttaaaaaaattatttttaatgtaattttccCGCAAGCATGGTGATTGATTCGTGGGAAGAGGGGGAAAAACTTGCCTGATTCATGAGGCCTAGACTCAACACACTAGCACCTTTTTCCTCAGCCTCTAATACAGCTTCCTCAATCATGTTATTGACGGATTCCTTTTGCCATTTCAAGCGGTACTGAAAATTAATTTCAGCAATGTTAACAATTAACACTATACATGTCTACATGTTTTGTATTTGGTTGCACCAACTAGCAGTTGCGTTAATAAAGCTTCCTTACCTGTATTCCGTACTTGGGTATGGCCCATGTTTGTAATCTAAGCTGATGGAAGCGGTTCCTTTCAACAACAAGAGTTCGACGATAAATCCTGGTAAGCACCATGGACCACAATGTAACAGGCCAGAGCAACCACAAGTACCAAGCTGACGAGTAAGGTTTAGAGGCCAAGGAGGCAAATCCAAGGCGGAGATGATAGATGGATTCTGGTGTGGTTAAGTGCGTTAGATGAACCACGTTGGGCGTTTCCTCTTTTCTTTTGAGTGAATTTTCGTACAAGATATCCGAAGATTTATCCATTGTATCATAGATATAATCATAAAATGGCATGAATAATGAGTAGTTGGTTCTGAACTGTGTGTGATGTAGTGAATGAAACCTGTTCAAATTATCATTATTTATTTGAACGTCAAATTATAAGCAATAAGTAGAAATTTAAAAACTACTATACTATATATGCTTCGCTTTAAGACATGTTATGGCTCTAATGATGTAACTGCGTCTATGGCAATTAGTACTATTATCAGGGCAAACCGGAGTTGAATTCCTCAGGATTTTCAAAAGTTTAGGGCAAGTACAAAATTGATTACGGAACATTAATTAATGGCTGGCCAAAGATGAATTGTGTGTGATGTAGAGTGAAACCTGTctaaattttcattatttattaatgTCAAGTAGATATTTAAAAACTATTGTGTGATACATGCTTAGCTTTTTAAGACATTCTGTGGGTCTAATGATGTAACTGCGTCAATGGCAATTAGTACTATTATCGGGAAGACGGAGGTGAATTCCTGAAAGATTtgattttttactcaaataaccctaaaaaaataattaattatgtaAATGATTCTAGTTAAAAAATTATCatctaaataatttaaaatgaatactAAAATTGAGTTGTGGGTAATAAATAATCAGCATCAGCTAATTTTTTGATTGTATGATTGTACCAGgtggtaaaaaaatatttttttgaatacTGAGGACTAGATGGCTAATAACCTTGTATTTTTTCATCTCGTATCATGTTAGTATACGTTTATATCAGTATTTGAATAAAAAAAGTTGGATGGCAGCACACTGATGGCCAGCACCCCcttgatcaaattaaaaaaatattttttttgaggGTGTGGCACACTAATAGTCGACacctttattaaaatttaaaaaaaaattatattaagacACTGATAGTGAACAACCTTATACCagattttaaaaaaagaaaattaggTGATGAGACATTGATAGTCGATAAtcgaatttaattaaaaaataatttaaatgaataaatttaagtttaaaagaatagaatttaattaaaaataattaaagaaataAACTAAGTACagaaatatttaaagaaaaaaaattaaaataaacaatagaatttaattaaaatataaatataaaggaataaatttaaatttaaaatattagaatttaattaaaaagaatatttaaagaataaaactaaataaagaaatatttaaagaaacaaataaaaattaaaaacttgattGGACCTACAGGCCTTAGGATGCGAGCCTAATCTTTAAATGGCCAGCATCAAGCCTTGAGATGCGAGCCTAGCTTTTTAAATGGTCGGCTGAGCTTTTCAAAAgcacctaaattttttttttaatttaatattgagGTGTCAGTCATATCGTAACatctaaaaaaaattttaatctgATATTAGCATGCCAACTATCAATGTTTTAacacttaaaaaattaatttagtatAAAGGTGTCTGCCATCAATATattaatatctaaaaattttaaaattttaaaaataatgtcaactattattatttcagcacccaaaaaatatttttaatataataaaagggTACTGACTATTAATATgatcacctaaaaattttaaaatattgatacAAGCGTATATCAATATGATACAAGGTGAAAAAAAACACAATAACACCAATCAGAcatcttaaaaattattttttaacattTAACGCAATCATTAGACAATAATTGTTTCAGAAAAATAGATAATGTTGGTGATTTAAGTTTTCTTCTCGTATTTCAAAAGTTGAGGGCGGAATATTAATAAAGGCAGCCCAAGAACGAAAAGCGGATGAGATATCTGTAGAGAACTGAGACCCTCTGTTGGAAAAAGCAGACAAGCTTTCAATACGAGAACAGATACTCTTACAGCGAAAGCCATCTTCATCATTTTTGAAACAATTAATTTGTCAAGGTGCAAGTTGCACAAAGTGCAAAATGGTTGGAAAGATGGCTGACACGTATCCAGGTAGTAGTAAAATTTCCTAATTACGGGCTTAATTAGACAATATAAAATATCTACTTTCTACGCATTGTATATCATGTGAGTCAAACTTTGTTGGGTGAGACACAAGAACAAAAGCTACGAGAGAATGAATGAGGAAAGTTAAATTATACATCTAGCAGAAGGGCCCACGTGCCACAACCATGTCAGACCTTTCTTTTCGGGTCATAAATTTTTGCCCCTTATTTTAGTTGGTTTGCAAGTAGTGAATTTGTCCCTTTCTTTTACTAGTTATGTCATGTGCTTGCAGTTGTCATAATCCCAAAGAAGGAATTTGATTtttaagagagagagagagaggggctTACGATGGAGTGTACATTAGGTACTTGAGAGGAGGGAAAATGGAGAAGACCCAGTTGGGGATAAGCTCGAAGTTGCAATGCCCCATGTTGTTCATCAAGTCGATGTAAGTGATGTAGCCAGCAATAGCGATGATAGATCCAGTTTCAGTAAGCACAACTGTCAACATTGGTATTGCGAACAGTGCAAAGTATACTATGTGTTCTGCAAATGGATGTATCACAGCTGCAACACGTACACttattattctttattattcttaaCAAAAATTATACATTATATAATCAACTTACTAATTTTGTGATATATGGCCCAAGCAGTATAAAATTTGGTGACGATTCTATGTATATTATTGTTTAAACTGTTTGTTGGCCCCAAAACTGAACAAAATGTCGTTTTAAATTTCAGTTCTAGttcaataaattaattaagtaatCTTCGTCGGTCCCACTGCCATTAAATAATGCATTTCTATTTGATATAAGTAAACATGATATAGCAAACGCCAATGGGACAACAAGACAGTGCCCTCCTTTCTAATCGGATTATTTTGTAATCCTGTTCTTCCTACttagaaattaattaaataaaaaataacaacACAGCACAGACTGTCCATTACTATTTATGCCTTTCAGTATCATGTTAAACTAATAATAAAGAAGTGGATGGAGCAGAGAAGAGTCAAAGGTGCTTACAAGTGATAGGCTCAGTGACAATGGAGGAATGGTGATGAGAATGGTAACGAGAGTAAAGATAATGATGGTGCAGAGCTCTATGAAACCAGTAGTAAAGGAACTCCACAGGACCGACATGGAGCAACATGGTTATAATCACACCATCCGTTCTCCATAGTGGTAAGTGTGAAGCCCCGGGGACGTATTTGTTAGCCAAGAAAAACAGGATTCCATTGAACAATATTTGATCATCCCTGCAATATTCATGATTAATAGTTAATAAccactttttaaaattaattaattttcagaAACAAATGTAACTCATATTACCAATTCTTTTCCCTGTCGACTTGGTCAAATTCGATACCCTTGTCCACAATTCTGTTAGTGCCTTTGGCAGTTCGATAACGAGAAAAACTAATCCATAGCTGGTTGTGCAACATTCTCCATAACATGAATGGGATTACCGTAAAGTTGGTCAGGTCCCATTCCTGTGGATCCTTAACCATAATCGAGTGTATGGTCTCCATAACCCAAGGACCCAGGATTATGTACTATAAAAATCCATCCAACAGCAATACATATATAAGTGCATGGAAATGCATGAGAaaattaatatacaaaataatcaaaagCAAGAGGAAGGAGATCATCTTACCTTAAAGCTTCCAAGAGGTGTCCATGGCCAGTCAGTGAGAATTCCTGGTTTAGAAGCCATGATTTGGTGAGCTAGCTGCAAATGGCTTTGGAAGGGAATTTTATTACTATTACGAGGTTGAGTTGCTTTGTATGTGGAGGGAGGTGGTATATATGGTGCATTCAAGCTGTACTGTAAACCTACAACCTTTACATTCGTCCTCGTGATCGTCTTATTTCTTCATCCCAACCGATTAAGCTGGCAAGAGTAGCCAGAATACCAGATAAACATAAATATGTAAAAGATGCCTGCCACTTTGCAATTTTTGGACACTACTTTAATTCACGAATTTATTGTTCTCAACGGTTTCGGCCGGTTATGGTCCACTCCGTTGTATGAAAACCAAAACTGTCTTTATTCACCCTTTATCTTCCTCCCTTTTAATACATTTTGAATTGAATAGTACCTCACTAACTGTGCCAGAAAATGTGCTGCCATGCAAATTCAGTGTTTAAGATTTAGGTTCCTCCAGTCACACGCTATCTCTACGTTTCACATTTTTGAGATGCTTAGCAGTTAAACTGGCTAAGCTGCCCACTGACTTTAACTTGCTTTTTTGCCTAGCTTATTTACTCCGCTAGGCTTCGTGTATCCCTATCGCACCAAACAAATTTAGCCCAAGCTATGTATGCAATATGCATAGTATTCTGCAGGCGGATAGCATATATCTATGATTGTTGAACAAAAAACAAAGAGTAATATGCATATATATAGAATATATATAGGTAGTTTGGACTTAGCAAATCATTAAACTTCAGAGTTAACCGTTGATCTGACAGGATTACAGTTTATCACTAATTCAGCCTTAGATTAGACAACTAAATTTGAAaatcttacatatatatatatatatatatatatatatataaaatctataTTTATAATCTATTACAAATAAAAATTGGGAGAAATTTTAACGGAAATATCCTTtgttatttattataatattacaggcattagaataaatttttacttttacttgctaaaatttgaatattaaaaatattttattaaggttaaaaattATACTTGTTATAACTTATTAAACTCAGGACCTCACAAACTAGGCTTGAAAACTTAAAAACTAGAGTCGTCACTAACCATGTGAGTTAAGTTGTTCAGCAAACTATTGCCTAAAGTATCGAGACTAAacctaaaataaatttaaagaataaatccAAAAACTATATGACGTGAACCCGATTACAAGTTTAGAATTTGATTCAAGATTTGATTTGTCCAATCGTCTAAATAAGTACTTTCTCTAAAAAATGGGAAGTTAAGCTTAGAACTTGAAATGTATTTAAGGTATTGGAATGGAAGAACGGAATGGATAAAAATTGATAAAACGAAACTTGACCCACAAATGAACCAACATTATAAAACAGTGTGACTTGATTTTTACAAAGCAAAGTCTTAACAAGTTGGTTGTTTTAAGAAAGATCGCAACCCACTATCTATAATGAGTTAAAAACCAACAATATAGGATGATCGCCACTCTTCGGAAAGAGTTGAGAAAGGAAGTGATAAGATCGATTGATGAATGCCACAAAAAAGGTAAGTTCTTGATAAATTTGATTTTAGTTCTGAAAAGAACAAATAGTATAAACTCGGTTTAAATTTCAAAGTTGATTGATTGAAAATTCATTTGATTAACCCTTACAAAGTGACATGACAGAACTATATATAAGCCTACGTAAATAAGTAGTCTCACCGACCATTAAATGAAGTTTCTAGATTGTACATGAACTCATGTAATACATATATCTTTAAAGTTCAAAGAATTCATCTGAATGTTCAGGTGCTTTCCCTCTTGACGTGAATGTATGTTGAAGATTCATTGCACATGTTTGAATAGTTATAAACCTTTGATGTACATCCATGCACCGCTTGAATGTCATCCATGCATCTCTTTCAATTCAATGTATGCTTGAAGAATCACATTCCTTCTATTTTGTCAACTTCATCTCCCTTTATTGCCTATGTATATAAGACTCCATTAAATCAACCAAATGGTTTCTAATACATCCCTCCACGTCGTCCATGCATTTAATTGATATAATGTATGCTTAATATAAACTCATGCATTCCCCTTGAACCGTACATGCATCCACTAAATTCAATGTTGAGCATTTAATTCGTACAAGCCCCCTGGGACGTACATGCATGATATGTGATCCAATGTATCTTGTCCATTCATGAATCTCAAAATTCATGAATTCTTGTAAGCTAAGGAATGGAAGTGCATGAATTTGCATGGGAATTACAAACAATCATATATCTCCCTTGGTGGTTGATCATATACCTATAAAGCAATATAAATAAAAGTTATCAGCTCATTTGACAATTCACAAATGACAATCACTACTCAACGATACTATAGttaaaattcaaacataatataaatgaaaatatgcatgttGTGAATTTTAACATGATAAACATGACACATGAAACACTAAAAACAACATGTAAATATTAAGTGAAGAACTTGAATGATAGATGtttcattttgcacttgggcccctcACGTTTGGGCCAGTCGCGATTCTTTCAAATCGAGCCAACACATGATGTGACCAAGATCACATCATACCCTCCCTCTTTTAAGCGGTTTTTCCTCAAATCAAGTCATTTGCTCAAGAAAAATCTTTGAAGATCACGGTCCTTGAAATGGTACTCCTCATGAGTTAATTGGAAGTAATACCTCTCGAAACCTTAAAAATCAAATAAAGCTTTAAAAATTGAAGAGTTAAAAGCTCATTTATTCACTCTTTCTTCAAAAGGATATTCCTCAACATTGTGACCTCTATCTACATAAAACAAATCAGACATGTAACAAATGAAAATATAGTATTTTTTTCGAGATCCTTTTCAACAACTGAACATATAAACCAACTCCGAGATCAAAGACGTAATTTTTCCTTACCATCTCAACATGAATCAAAAGCTTTCTTTCCAGAAATGACGAAAAAATATTGAACCACAATAAGCTATTCACACaattatttaaaacaaaattcTTACACTCAGACCCTTGCAAAAATTGTGTACGAACATGCATTCTTGGTTGAAATACACGATTTTGATTTGCCACATTTTCACGAAGCAATTGTGTTTCTTTCGAAATCAAATCACACCTACTAAACGAAGAGAAATTAGGTATATGCATGCTCAAACAAAGTAAACACTTGATCTTTTTTCGAATAGGCAtgttcttccataaaaatttccCACAAGGATTTAAAGAACTCACATAACAATTAGAATCAACCagattaaatgttttatgtgaaaATTCTTTCACTCACAACAATCGAATTTTGTAGGCATCTAGTTAAACCAAAGACATCAATAGATATATCAATTTGCGATTTAATGTCACATAAACTAATACAAGACATGTCATGAGGAAAATGTTTTAAGACACTATTAGAGAAAAACTCATCAACAACATTCAAAGAATATTGTCTTGGTTTAATCTCAAAAAGTTTCTTACCTTGCTTACCTTCTGACACTTGCACTTATGGAGTAGTGTTATTTCCCAACTTACTTTTCTCCCAAATACGAAATCTCCCTTCGGTTGAAAAGTAATGTAGTTGGAACTCCACCAATGGATCTTTAGAAACCTAAGACGAAGAGATATCACAAAGCAAACCTGAATAGGGATTAATTAAAACATCCCCCAATTTTGTATGATCATGTTATTTCTTTTCACTCTCttctttttcaatctcaatttcttttttttcacgctctctttttatttcaattttctttcttgcactttctttttcttgtttgattttttttcttttctcaagctcttttatttttctttcatcgaattttttttttcttttctatcaaatttttttgtttttgtttttcacTTTCAAGTTCTTCTATTCTTACTTGGTATTTACAAATGGATTTTGAATTCGAAAGGCCCCAAATGGTGGACTTCTCTTGGGATTGAATTGGAGGATCATCATATAAAACACGTTCATCTTTCCTTGTTTATGTGAATGAATACTTCAGCACACTTGTTGCCTTGAGAGGCTTCAAACTTGTGATCCTCTTTACTCCGTCTTGAATTCCATGatgaataaaaatcaaatgtCGATTCCTTCTAAAGGAATCGTTAGATGATTGCCTCATTGGTGATCTTCCTTCCACTCGGTCTAATAATTTATGTACTTGTTCAAATTCAAACTGCATAAACCTCCACATCTCTTTCATCATATTTTGGAGATCTAAATTTGAAAACTCTTCTTTAAAcataattttacaaaatattagtaatcaaataataaaaagaatagtAAGATGTGTACCTTACCAAAACAAACCTTATGGATTTcactcaaaaagaaaaaaaaaatcactccTTTCTTATTTGCACACAATTCAGCCTTTTTCCACTCGAATGACCTCACATGCTCATGCCTTTTTTCCACTCAAGAGTTTTCTCTCGGTTCTAATCGAACTATATAGAACAAGATCAAGAACTCAAAATGTTGTGACAAAGAATGGCAGAAATAGGTTCAAAAGGCATAAAATGGTGATTAAGATGTATTTTGGGTATAtgggaaaaaagaaaattttgggctCGAGAAAATTTTTCTATCGTCAAATTTCACCAAAAGATGTAAAATAGGCTAAAAAACATGAAtcgaattaaaataattttgtaagGCTCCtagactttttttttaattttaaatcatcatttcctttttctttttttttcacgatttttttttaaattataggaTAACAAAAACGTACTTGATTTAAGTtttcatagctctaataccaatttatGTGAACCCGATTATGAATTTAGAATTTGATTCACGATTTGATTTGTCCGATCATCTAAATCGGTACTTTTTCTGAAAAATGGGAAGTTAAGCTTGGAACTTGAAATGTATTTAAGGTATTGGAATGGAAGAACAAAATGGATaaatattgataaaaaaaatttaacccaCAAATGAACCAACATTATAAAACAGTGGGACCCGATTTTTACAAAGCAAAGTTAAGTCTTAACAAGTTGGTTGTTTTAAGAAAGATCCTAACCTACTATCTATAATGAGATAGGAATCAACGATATAAGATGATCGCCACACTTCAGAAAGAGTTGAGAAGGGAAGTGATAAGATCTATTGATGAACGGCACAAGAAGGTAAGTTCTTGATAAGTTCAGTTTTAGTTATGAAAAGAAAAAATAGTATAAACtcgatttaaattttaaagttgattGATTGAAAATTCATTTGATTAACCCTTACAAAGTGATATGACTGAACTATATATAGGCCTAGGTAGACGTGCAGTCTAACTGACCATTAAATGAAGTTTCTAGATTGTACATGAACTCATGTAATACATGTAACAACCTGAAAGCCAGTGTTATTGGAAAATGCAGTtttgggacctcgtttctataaaccagact harbors:
- the LOC108484138 gene encoding very-long-chain aldehyde decarbonylase CER1-like isoform X2; protein product: MASKPGILTDWPWTPLGSFKYIILGPWVMETIHSIMVKDPQEWDLTNFTVIPFMLWRMLHNQLWISFSRYRTAKGTNRIVDKGIEFDQVDREKNWDDQILFNGILFFLANKYVPGASHLPLWRTDGVIITMLLHVGPVEFLYYWFHRALHHHYLYSRYHSHHHSSIVTEPITSVIHPFAEHIVYFALFAIPMLTVVLTETGSIIAIAGYITYIDLMNNMGHCNFELIPNWVFSIFPPLKYLMYTPSFHSLHHTQFRTNYSLFMPFYDYIYDTMDKSSDILYENSLKRKEETPNVVHLTHLTTPESIYHLRLGFASLASKPYSSAWYLWLLWPVTLWSMVLTRIYRRTLVVERNRFHQLRLQTWAIPKYGIQYRLKWQKESVNNMIEEAVLEAEEKGASVLSLGLMNQGEELNRYGEVYVKKHPQLKVKLVDGSSLAVAVLLNSIPKGTTQVLLRGHLTKVAFAVAFALCQKGIQVTILREDEYEKLDKSLGTKSEGMVCGR
- the LOC108484138 gene encoding very-long-chain aldehyde decarbonylase CER1-like isoform X1 is translated as MASKPGILTDWPWTPLGSFKYIILGPWVMETIHSIMVKDPQEWDLTNFTVIPFMLWRMLHNQLWISFSRYRTAKGTNRIVDKGIEFDQVDREKNWDDQILFNGILFFLANKYVPGASHLPLWRTDGVIITMLLHVGPVEFLYYWFHRALHHHYLYSRYHSHHHSSIVTEPITSVIHPFAEHIVYFALFAIPMLTVVLTETGSIIAIAGYITYIDLMNNMGHCNFELIPNWVFSIFPPLKYLMYTPSFHSLHHTQFRTNYSLFMPFYDYIYDTMDKSSDILYENSLKRKEETPNVVHLTHLTTPESIYHLRLGFASLASKPYSSAWYLWLLWPVTLWSMVLTRIYRRTLVVERNRFHQLRLQTWAIPKYGIQYRLKWQKESVNNMIEEAVLEAEEKGASVLSLGLMNQGEELNRYGEVYVKKHPQLKVKLVDGSSLAVAVLLNSIPKGTTQVLLRGHLTKVAFAVAFALCQKGIQVTILREDEYEKLDKSLGTKSEGKLVTSKSYSSCKVWFVGDDLTEEEQRKANKGTLFIPFSQLPPKKLRKDCFYHTTPAMQTPTALENVDSCENWLPRRVMSVWRIAGILHALEGWEEHECGYTMSNIDKVWEACLKHGFQPLKVPTQSKS